One window of the Macaca thibetana thibetana isolate TM-01 chromosome 1, ASM2454274v1, whole genome shotgun sequence genome contains the following:
- the USP1 gene encoding ubiquitin carboxyl-terminal hydrolase 1 → MPGVIPSESNGLSRGSPSKKNRLSLKFFQKKETKRALDFTDSQENEEKASEYRASEIDQVVPAAQSSPINCEKRENLLPFVGLNNLGNTCYLNSILQVLYFCPGFKSGVKHLFNVISRKKEALKDEANQKDKGNCKEDSLASYELICSLQSLIISVEQLQASFLLNPEKYTDELATQPRRLLNTLRELNPMYEGYLQHDAQEVLQCILGNIQETCQLLKKEEVKNVAELPTKVEEIPHQKEEMSGINSMEMDSVRHSEDCKEKLPKGNGKRKSDTEFGNMKKKVKVSKEHQSLEENQRQTRSKRKATSDTLEIPPKIIPKCISENESPRPSQKKSRVKINWLKSATKQPSILSKFCSLGKITTNQGAKGQSKENEYDPEEDLGKYENDNTTHACGFESPGNTVTPVNVNEVKPINKGEEQIGFELVEKLFQGQLVLRTRCLECESLTERREDFQDISVPVQEDELSKVEESSEISPEPKTEMKTLRWAISQFASVERIVGEDKYFCENCHHYTEAERSLLFDKMPEVITIHLKCFAASGLEFDCYGGGLSKINTPLLTPLKLSLEEWSTKPTNDSYGLFAVVMHSGITISSGHYTASVKVTDLNSLELDKGNFVVDQMCEIGKPEPLNEEEARGVVENYDDEEVSIRVGGNTQPSKVLNKKNVEAIGLLGGQKSKADYELYNKASNPDKVASTAFAENRNSETNDTNGTHESDRNKESSDQTGVNISGFENKISYVVQSLKEYEGKWLLFDDSEVKVTEEKDFLNSLSPSTSPTSTPYLLFYKKL, encoded by the exons atgcctGGTGTCATACCTAGTGAAAGTAATGGACTTTCAAGAGGTAGCCCATCAAAGAAAAACAGACTTTCCTTAAAGttttttcagaaaaaggaaactaagaGAGCTTTGGATTTCACAGATtctcaagaaaatgaagaaaaagcttCTGAATATAGAGCATCTGAAAT TGATCAAGTTGTTCCTGCAGCACAGTCTTCACCTATAAACtgtgagaagagagaaaactTGTTACCATTTGTGGGACTGAATAATCTCGGCAATACTTGCTATCTTAATAGTATACTTCAG GTATTATATTTTTGTCCCGGTTTTAAATCTGGAGTAAAGCActtatttaatgttatttcaaGGAAGAAAGAAGCTCTAAAGGATGAAGCCAATCAAAAAGACAAG GGAAATTGCAAAGAAGATTCTTTGGCAAGTTATGAATTGATATGCAGTTTACAGTCCTTAATCATTTCGGTTGAACAGCTCCAAGCTAGTTTTCTCTTAAATCCAGAGAAATATACTGATGAACTTGCCACTCAGCCAAGGCGACTGCTTAACACACTCAG ggAACTCAACCCTATGTATGAAGGCTATCTACAGCATGATGCACAGGAAGTATTACAGTGTATTTTGGGAAACATTCAAGAAACATGCCAACtcctaaaaaaagaagaagtaaaaaatgtGGCAGAATTACCTACTAAGGTAGAAGAAATACCTCATCAGAAAGAGGAAATGAGTGGTATTAACAGCATGGAGATGGACAGTGTGAGGCATTCTGAAGACTGTAAAGAAAAACTCCcaaaaggaaatgggaaaagaaaaagtgacactGAATTTGGtaacatgaagaaaaaagttaaagtatCCAAGGAACACCAGTCATTGGAAGAGAACCAGAGACAAACTAGATCAAAAAGAAAAGCTACAAGTGATACATTAGAGATTCCTCCTAAAATAATTCCCAAGTGTATTTCTGAAAATGAGAGTCCAAGACCCTcacaaaagaaatcaagagttAAAATAAATTGGTTAAAGTCTGCAACTAAGCAACCCAGCATTCTTTCTAAATTCTGTAGTCtgggaaaaataacaacaaaccaAGGAGCCAAAGGACAatctaaagaaaatgaatatgatCCTGAAGAGGACTTGGGGAAGTATGAAAATGATAACACAACTCATGCTTGTGGATTTGAATCTCCAGGAAATACTGTTACACCTGTGAATGTTAATGAAGTTAAACCCATAAACAAAG GTGAGGAACAAATTGGTTTTGAGCTAGTGGAGAAATTATTTCAAGGTCAGCTGGTATTAAGGACGCGTTGCTTGGAATGTGAAAGTTtaacagaaagaagagaagattttCAAGACATCAGTGTGCCAGTACAAGAAGATGAGCTTTCCAAAGTAGAGGAGAGTTCTGAAA tttctccagagccaaaaacagaaatgaagacccTGAGATGGGCAATTTCACAATTTGCTTCAGTAGAAAGGATCGTAGGAGAAGataaatatttctgtgaaaactGCCATCATTATACTGAAGCTGAACGAAGTCTTTTGTTTGACAAAATGCCTGAAGTTATAACTATTCATTTGAAGTGCTTTGCTGCTAGCGGTTTGGA gTTTGATTGTTACGGTGGTGGACTTTCCAAGATCAACACTCCTTTATTGACACCTCTTAAATTGTCACTAGAAGAATGGAGCACAAAGCCAACTAACGACAGCTATGGATTGTTTGCGGTTGTGATGCATAGTGGCATTACAATTAGTAGTGGGCATTACACTGCTTCTGTTAAAGTCACTGACCTTAACAGTTTAGAACTAGATAAAGGAAATTTTGTGGTTGACCAAATGTGTGAAATAGGTAAGCCAGAACCATTGAATGAGGAGGAAGCAAGGGGTGTGGTTGAGAATTATGATGATGAAGAAGTGTCGATTAGAGTTGGTGGAAATACACAGCCAAGCAAAGTTTTgaacaaaaaaaatgtagaagCTATTGGACTTCTTGGAGGACAAAAGAGCAAAGCAGATTATGAGCTATACAACAAAGCCTCTAATCCTGATAAGGTTGCTAGTACAGCGTTTGCCGAAAATAGAAATTCTGAGACTAACGATACTAATGGGACCCATGAATCTGATAGAAACAAGGAATCCAGTGACCAAACAGGCGTTAATATTAGTGGATTTGAGAACAAAATTTCATATGTAGTGCAAAGCTTAAAGGAGTATGAGGGGAAGTGGTTGCTTTTTGATGATTCTGAAGTCAAAGTTACTGAAGAGAAGGACTTTCTGAATTCTCTTTCCCCTTCTACATCTCCTACTTCTACTCCTTACTTgctattttataagaaattatag